A stretch of DNA from Cygnus atratus isolate AKBS03 ecotype Queensland, Australia chromosome 9, CAtr_DNAZoo_HiC_assembly, whole genome shotgun sequence:
ACAGGGGCCGGCGCATCCCGGAATAATGAGAATTAAAGTCTGTGCAATGTGAGATGCGTTTGAGCCTGTTGCAGATTTAAAGCGTTTCCAAACCTGTGTCAGAGCACAACTCAAGGCACGTTTCTCATTGCGAGGTGGTTTGGGGGTTGATATCACGTACGTGGGGACGGAAAGGGAATGCTCGAGGTGGCCCTAAACGTGCCCCTGGAGCCGGGCTGGTGGCTGGCTGAGGTTGTGGGGCTGCAGTTCCTGGGCTCACCCCTGGCCTCTCGGCCCCGTGCAGCTGGTGCAGCGATTTGGGCACCGAGGCTGCGTAACGGGGGCAGCGCGAGGATGGCGAGGCCGGCAGGAGGCTCCGTGCGGGCAGCACTCGCTGCCTCACTGCGAGACCCAGCAGTTTTGTTGGTTCAGAAATGACGTGGCTGCTCAGGGAGCACGATGCTGCGGCCACCACTGCCGCATCCCGGAGGTGTCTGCTGGCTGCCCACGTCCCCCTGCGGTGCTCTGACACTCCTCTCCACCTCCAGACCCAGCCCAAGCGCTCACCTTGCAAACTGCCACAGCCGCAGGTGATATTATCTGGATGCGCCTGAAATCCTCCAGTGCGTAACGCTCTTGTGCAAACCTCCGGTGTGCCTCTCCCCATCGTGCTTTTATCTGGAAATCCACAGCCTTAGGAGCTGCGTCttcctggtttattttttctgctttgtttggtttgcttttcacATGAAAGCTGCCTCGGAATAAGCCAAAGACCACAGCAAGGGTGTGCTGGCCACCCCAGCCGCAGAGAAAGCCTCGCTGTCCGTGCTCTGAATTGCTTTCAGTGATGTGAGAGCACGCTCAGCTGTTCAGCCTGACAGAAACTTTAACCCAGGGCTTTTATCACATCCCATCGTGTTTGGCAGCACCCCTAATTACAGCAGGCACGACATAGTAGGCAGCGGGGACGACGAAGTGGCGTGTTATCAGACGTGGTTCTTGCACCTTATTAATAAGTAATGCTCTGAGCAGTGGTGGGAGTGCTGCTGTTGGCAAATAACGCTGAGTGTGCCCAGCGTGCTGCGAGCGGACACACGAGCTTTTATCCGTGCATTTCGCGGGACCAGTGCCCTCGTTCTCCGGCATCAGCCAACGCTGTTACTTCAGCGCTCGGAGGTGCAGCTcgttttccttctgctcctgcagctcctggggccgCCTTCCTTCCAGCACGGGCGGGCTGGGCTCGGGCACCTTGCGCCGGCAGCGGGAGCGCTGTGCGCCGGCAGGCGCTGAGCTGACAGCCCCGTGGGTTTGTGCGCTGCCCTGGGCTTTACACACCTGCCCTGGGTTTACATAATGAGCTCTGGATTTACACACCTGCCCTGGGTTTGCCCACCAACCAACCTTTCCCACCTGCAAGCCAGCCTTGAGCTGCCCTCTGCTAACCTGCGCAAGGCGACACGGCCACATCCAGAGCCCAGTTCAGAAAAACACAACGGGCTGGGCTGTGACAGTGTCACCAGGAGCTAAACACATGCGTTAATGGATTTAATTAAAGCTTTGGCGTGTACCACAGCGCTGGGTACCCCGGCACCACCCCGCTCTCTTTTTGTGGTGTTTCCTGTCATCCACGCCCCACCCGTGACCCTATTGctttcctcacctcaggcacCCCAAGCAGGGACGTGGGAGGGGGCTCAGCCTTGCAGTTTCCCGGGTCCCACAAAAGCTCGGCCCCTGCAGCCGGTGGGGCTGCGATCAATGCGCACAGGAATGCAGCGAACACTTTGCCCCGGGTTAAAGTTTTACTCTGAGACCAGAGCAAAGATTAGTGGTCTTTTTCTcctcgttttttttttgttttttttttttcctcttcctccgTGCATGTAGCACGTAGGTGCATGTAGCGCCCATGTGAAGGCTGCCTGAGCACCGTCGGTGGCTCACTCGCCTTTCCTTGGCTGGCAGCTGCGAAAGCTCACCTGGTAAGTGCCCCTTCCTGCTCACCTGGTAGGCAGTGGAATTAATCACCTCTGGGGCTGAGTCAGGCCTTGGCGTGCCTCCGCTGGATGCTGCATCCATTGCCAGCTGATGATGGCAGTGCCCGCGCCCGCGAGACCAGCTCAGACCAGATTTTGCATCGAAGTGCAAAGTTCGGCAAGtgcccgcggcggggcggcgaTACCCGACAGCATCGGCAGCACGGCGCTCGCCCCGTGATGGGCTTCGTAACGAAAAGGGATGGCATTGTGATGATTTCTGGGCCgctttgctgtgctgtgtcTCCGTGCACGCCTACGGCGCTCTCCTTCCCcggctgctctggctgcaggcGTACGGTTGTGCACCAGCAGGGCACGGCGGTGGCTGCAGGTCTGtgcctgcagagagagaccCGCACACGTCTGGGTTTGCGTATCCTCTGTGTGCACgttatgcacacacacaaagctaTTTCAGAGCAGGTGCCAAGTGATGTTTAAATAAAGCACGCGTTTTCTAGCATCTTTGCTACACGTGCTGGAAAGGTTCCTTCTTGCTAAAGTTCAGCGAGGAGTTTGGGGGTTCGGCAAACAAATCCCACGTGGAAGCCAAGACGGGTGCAGCACACCCAGAGCCCGGCTGCGGCACATCCCCAAGCCCCCCGCACGCCACAATCCGGTGCCGCAGGGGCAGCCAGAAATCAAAAATCAGCCTGCCAGCTGGATTTCCCAGGTCCACCCCTTGTCTTCGGGGGGGTGTCCCGTTCTTTCGTTTGTCCCCCCCAAAATTTCAGGGGATTGGCAGTGACGGCTCTGGGCTGGTCAGACGGAGGATATGAGTGTTGGGAAGACGGGTTTCTCATTAACCCCGGAGGTGATATAGCCCCATCTCCCGCGGCACAAACCGCTTTGCTGCTCCCGCTGTCCCTCCTCCTGCACCGAGCCCTCGCCCCGCTCCGCAGCCCAGGACAGAGCCGggagggcagcagaggagccGAGGGATggacaagaaaagcaaaatgcaagcaGAGAAGGTAACCACGGCTCAGCACCGTCTGTGCACTGGAATTTCCGAGGGAAaccagcacccaggggtggtATTTATTGCCCGCTAagaccaaaaccaacaaaatttTCCCCCTTAGTTATCTGGCCTGTGATGTTTGTGTACAGAGCAGGGGCAAAGGGGCCAAGggattattttctgttatttttaagaactttgTCACCTTACGGGATAATTTCAACCGCGATGGAGGGAAAAGGTATTTGAAACGGgactgctgaaaaacaaagtcttggctgtttttttcctagctgctctgctccagcagcgcTGCTGTGCCCCTTCCTGCTGCCGGCCCCCGGAAAGCCCCTGGGGACCAGCAGGGTGGTGGGCACAGGTCGCTGTATGTGGGGCAGCACCGCGTCCTGCCTGCCCTCGGGGCTCTCCCTTCTCTTTGGGAGCCAGGTGGAGTGACCCCGGGGGCTCACCGGGATCCCAgggggggtcctggggcagggcaggggctgaggctgTTCTCTGCTCCCTCGGCAGCACCTCACGGGAACGCTGGTCCTCTCCGTCTTCACCGCGGTGCTGGGCTTCTTCCAGTACGGCTACAGCCTGGGCGTCATCAACGCGCCCCAGAAGGTAAGCGccgagctgggctgcagggctgggggcctgGGGAGCCCCAGGGTGTCACCCCTCCCTGGTGgaaaacaccccaaaacacaGCCGGGGGGGTTTATAGACGTACAGACGTGAGCCGACGGcgtttttcctctttgcaggtGATAGAAGCCCACTACACGCGCGTGCTGGGCATCGTCCCCCTGGACAGGCAGGCCACCAACGCCTCCGGGGAGGACggccccatccccagcaccatCCCCAGCACCATCCCCGGCACCATCCCCGGCACCGTCCCCGGCACCGTCCCCGGCACCGTCCCCGGCACAGAGGCTTGGGGCAGCACCGAGGGGACGCTCGCACCCCCCGAGGACCTCGCCGCCTCCCCGCACGTCCTCACCATGTACTGGTCCCTCTCCGTGTCCGTGTTCGCCATCGGCGGCATGGTCTCCTCCTTCACCGTGGGCTGGATCGGCGACCGGCTGGGGAGGTGAGAAgcagccccccccgcccccggttTGAGGCAAAAGGGCATCTTTCAACCCCAATTTTTCCTGCGTGCCGGCCACGAGGCTCTGGTTTGCCCTTTAAAAAGGAGGCTGCAGCGTTGCCCCACGCACCTGAGGGGGTCTCCATGGGGCGCCAGGGGGTTGGAGGGCTGGGAGGCACCGGCTTCGTTTCCTCTGGTATTTATGGCTCTCCGTGAACACAGAGCCCGGGGCTGGAAGTCGGCACCTGTCCTCCCTGCTCCCGAGCTCTCCCCAGGCAAGTCGCAGCACTCAAGCCCCTCGCTAGGAATTTCAGACTTTAGATAGAGTCGAagcctttttgtttgtctgtttgtttttctccaaaagaTGGTTTCCTTCTTATAGAAATACCATTCATATTATTTCTCCTAATACAACGAAAAAACCCTCAAACCTCCAAAATACCGCTCCAAACACCCCAGAGCTCTGACTTACTAAAACCCTAAATTACCGATCAGCTGTTCTATTGCAACGCTTAGCGCTCAGAGCAGAAATCAACGAGCTGCCTTTACCGACTGCCTAATCCCACCCTCCTCTCTGTGGCAAAAGCAAGAGGAAGGTACTTGGATAGGATTTCCCCCGGCCCTATAGCGTGCTTTAGGCACTCCGACCGCCCCCCTGCTGCATGTTCCCGTTGTCCTTTCCCCGTTGGCGCCGGCCGTCCCGctggctctgccttcctgcGGCGGTGCCGGCGGGCTGGGAGGCGCAGGGACGAGCGGTGCCGTCTCCTTGCAGGGTGAAGGCCATGCTGGTGGTGAACGTCCTCTCCATCGTGGGCAACCTCCTCATGGGGCTGGCCAAATTCGGGCCGTCGCACATCCTCATCATCGCCGGGAGAGCGATCACGGGGCTGTACTGCGGTGAGTGCCCGCAGGGCAGGCTGTGATGCGAGGGTTTCTCAccttttgtaacttttttttaaacgttTTTTTTGGAGGTCACGAGGGGTTCGGCAGGTGGCACTTTGCCTCTTCCCCCCGTGCCCGTCCTCCTCAATCCGGGATGTTCCCCAGGAGCACTTGGGTCGGCTCGGTCGCGAAATCAGCTCGGTTTACCTCGCGCCagaagggagctgggagcagcgcCTTAATGTCAAGGCTGGGTCTTGGTGGCGGCTGTCGCACAGCGTGCTGTTAGTCACGCTGTTTGAAAGGTTCCCCGGACAACAGCACTAtctgcagctgggctgcacTTAGTCCAGGAGCTCCGCGGGTAGGGAGGAGAAGATATCGCGCAGATAATAGGGGATTATATCGGAATTAGCTCAGAAATACAGCTCGCTATCGCTGTTACTGGCGTGTAAAGACAGTCCTGCACTCTGATGGGTCAAGGAAAGACTGGAGAGAGCTCTTTGCTCCATAATAACTGCTCCCAGCAGATCTCTGCTCCATGCTGGGCTGCCTGTGTTCACGTGCACAGCCCTCCTGGCCCCGcgggaggcaggcagggcggGACGCGGGCTGTGGGATGTGGGACGTGGGCTGTGGGATGTGGGATGCGGGCTGTGGGACGCGGGCTGTGGGATGTGGGACGCGGGCTGTGGGACGCGGGCTGTGGGACGCGGGCTGTGGGACGCGGGCTCCGTCCTCCCTCCCGGTTCGGGGCGAGGTTTCTGCTGACCGTGGAGCTGCCATCCCAGGGTGGTGACGCCTCGTGTGCTTCCTGCAGGACTCTCCTCCGGCCTCGTGCCCATGTACGTTAGCGAGGTCTCTCCCACCGCCCTCCGGGGAGCGCTGGGGACGCTGCATCAGCTGGCGATCGTCACGGGTATCCTCATCAGCCAGGTaaggaggaggaggcacagGGCAGAGAGGGTATTGCAGGGGTTAGGGATACCCCAGCGATACGCAGGGGAACCTTTGAGAACTCTCTCATAATTTCACCCCAAAACTGAAGGCGAGTGAAGCTGTTTGCCCTAACAGGGTTAAGCTCCAGCCCTGAGCCAGAGGTGCGGATCTTCTCATGAAACAACAAGTACATCTGTCCTCTGCTAGGAAACTTTGGTACACATCTGCCCAGAGTCAGGCTGGATCCTGAACCCGAGATCCCTGGTATTTGGGAGCTCAGAAATGGCTTTATCAGGGAAGCAGGACACCACCACGGCAGGTGTCCCCGCCACGTGGCAGCACAGCATGTAAATGTGCCAGGGAACAACACCCCCAGAAAATGGCACAGCCACAAACCTCATCTAATCTAACTTAGCCCAAGAGAGTGGCTTTCCAGTCTTTTCTGGAAAAACCTGGTAAAAAAGCTGGCAGTGTAGGTCCTGCCAGACAGAAATCGCTTTGCAAATAGTGGAAGGAAAAGTTGTGCAGGCTTTGCTCAGGGAGCTCTCAGCTCCTCTCAAACCCACCTCGATTATTCCAGGTGCTCGGGCTGGACTTCCTCCTCGGCAACGACGAGATGTGgcccctgctcctggggctgtcCGGCGTGGCCGCCCTGCTGCAgttcttcctgctcctgctgtgccctgAGAGCCCCAGATACCTTTACATCAAACTGGGGAAGGTGGAGGAGGCCAAAAAGAGTAAGACACAACCTCTGGGCTTGTCTGGGGCTGTTTTCACACCGTCCGTGGTATTAAACACCGAGGGGAGAGCCTGGCTGAGCACTCACAGGTGTCCCTGGGTGCAGCTGCTCCTTACCATGCTGCTCCTCTCCACCCGAGGGGCTGCATCTAGCAGGTGCAGAGTTTTCTGTTTCCACACTTCTGTAGGAAATCCCCATGACTGTAATTACACAGCAAACCCAGAGCggttcctgcagcagctcacacATCTCGCAGCGTGGCCGTGGCTGGTCCATAATAAATggctaatcttttttttctcttaaggTCTGAAAAGGCTCAGAGGAAACTGTGACCCGATGAAAGAGATTGctgagatggagaaagaaaaacaagaagcgGCGAGTGAGAAGAAAGTGTCCATCGGGCAGCTTTTCACCTCCTCGAAGTACCGGCAGGCTGTCATCGTGGCGCTGATGGTCCAGATATCCCAGCAGTTCTCAGGAATCAATGCGGTGAGCATCCCAAAACCATTTATCTTTAAAGAAATCCACATTTATCTCCCGTCCTTAACTTCCACAAGACAGGAATCGCCTTATTCTTTGAGAGGAGGGAGAGACCAGAGTCACTCCAACGTAGCAAGAgtcttttaaaatccttttaaagCTCAGTCCCATCAAGGTGTTTGCCTCCAGCACGTCGTGCTGGTGATCTGGCTTTCAAGATTAAACACAAGACTGCATGgaggaaaagttttaaatgtgcAAATGCCATAGTTCAGGAGGGgaatttcagtgggatttttaACTCCCCCATGTTTCCTTGAAAGTTTCAGCCTTAATTATT
This window harbors:
- the SLC2A2 gene encoding solute carrier family 2, facilitated glucose transporter member 2, which translates into the protein MDKKSKMQAEKHLTGTLVLSVFTAVLGFFQYGYSLGVINAPQKVIEAHYTRVLGIVPLDRQATNASGEDGPIPSTIPSTIPGTIPGTVPGTVPGTVPGTEAWGSTEGTLAPPEDLAASPHVLTMYWSLSVSVFAIGGMVSSFTVGWIGDRLGRVKAMLVVNVLSIVGNLLMGLAKFGPSHILIIAGRAITGLYCGLSSGLVPMYVSEVSPTALRGALGTLHQLAIVTGILISQVLGLDFLLGNDEMWPLLLGLSGVAALLQFFLLLLCPESPRYLYIKLGKVEEAKKSLKRLRGNCDPMKEIAEMEKEKQEAASEKKVSIGQLFTSSKYRQAVIVALMVQISQQFSGINAIFYYSTNIFERAGVDQPVYATIGVGVVNTVFTVISVFLVEKAGRRSLFLAGLMGMLMSAVAMTVGLALLSQFAWMSYVSMIAIFLFVIFFEVGPGPIPWFIVAELFSQGPRPAAIAIAGFCNWACNFIVGMCFQYIADLCGPYVFVIFAVLLLVFLLFAFLKVPETKGKSFEEIAAVFRRKKLPAKSMTELEELRGGEAA